From one Rhodamnia argentea isolate NSW1041297 chromosome 1, ASM2092103v1, whole genome shotgun sequence genomic stretch:
- the LOC115751802 gene encoding pentatricopeptide repeat-containing protein At4g15720: protein MKKTSFTGNLLFALKNARRWRQNQLTKFHSKTLHARKPPESNDFYSAFSIHTRLLKSSLLTHTTATNHLINRYAKLQEIEHARRLFDELPEPNVVSWTSLMAGYIGVGRPEVALWLYGRMRRSAVLPNEFTLTTAANACSVLADLRVGRGIHAHVEVFGLRGNLVVCSSLVDMYGKCNEVDEARRVFDSMSNKNIVSWTSMITAYAQSGKGKEALHLFWEFDYSRFGFPNHFMLASVVNACSSSGSLVSGRIAHGAVIRYGYDTNDVIASALVDMYAKCGYFNYCEKVFRRIENPSVFPYTSMIVGAAKYGLGMLSLELLEEMIDRGVKPNDVTFLGILHACSHSGLVDDGLAILESMDKKYGIIPDARHYTCVVDMLGRIGQLDKAYELAKSIQVRPEEGALLWGTLLSASRLHGRVEIATEASNWLIKSNQQLSGAYIMLSNAHAMVGDWKNAHGLRVRMKHAGVHKARGCSWIEINNLTYMFYAGDLRCPRRNELLGLLKELEGKMKLKGYMGGIEGLVFVEVEEEGQEEIVSLHSERLALAFGLMSTPKWVTMRIMKNLRICGACHEAFKIISEIVEREFIVRDVNRFHHFKNGSCACRDFW, encoded by the coding sequence ATGAAGAAGACGTCGTTCACAGGGAATCTCCTCTTTGCCCTGAAGAACGCGCGACGTTGGCGCCAAAATCAACTGACAAAGTTCCACAGCAAAACCCTCCACGCTCGGAAACCCCCAGAAAGCAACGATTTTTACTCTGCGTTCTCGATACACACTCGCCTTCTCAAGTCCAGCCTCCTGACCCACACCACCGCCACGAATCACCTCATCAACCGCTACGCGAAACTGCAGGAAATCGAACACGCCCGCCGGTTGTTCGACGAATTGCCCGAGCCGAATGTCGTGTCGTGGACTTCGCTCATGGCCGGGTATATCGGCGTGGGCCGACCCGAGGTGGCTCTTTGGTTATATGGGAGGATGAGGAGAAGTGCAGTGTTGCCTAATGAGTTTACTCTTACAACTGCAGCCAATGCTTGCTCGGTTCTTGCCGACCTTAGAGTGGGGAGAGGAATTCATGCCCATGTCGAGGTGTTTGGTCTACGTGGTAATCTTGTGGTGTGTTCTTCACTGGTGGACATGTACGGGAAGTGCAATGAAGTTGATGAAGCTAGACGGGTTTTTGACTCGATGTCCAATAAGAATATTGTCTCTTGGACATCGATGATCACGGCATATGCACAGAGcggaaaagggaaagaggcGCTTCATCTGTTTTGGGAGTTCGATTATTCCAGATTtggttttccaaatcatttcaTGCTGGCTAGTGTCGTGAATGCTTGTTCAAGCTCAGGCTCTCTAGTCTCGGGAAGGATTGCTCATGGAGCAGTGATTCGCTATGGTTACGATACTAATGATGTAATTGCGAGTGCATTGGTGGATATGTATGCCAAGTGCGGGTATTTCAATTACTGTGAGAAAGTTTTCAGGAGGATAGAAAATCCATCTGTTTTTCCCTACACCTCCATGATTGTGGGTGCTGCAAAGTATGGACTCGGGATGTTGTCCTTAGAACTGTTGGAAGAGATGATTGATAGAGGTGTTAAACCCAATGATGTCACCTTTCTCGGGATACTGCATGCATGCAGCCACTCGGGACTTGTTGATGATGGCCTTGCCATCTTGGAGTCCATGGATAAAAAATACGGAATAATCCCAGACGCAAGGCATTATACATGTGTAGTTGATATGCTTGGCCGAATAGGCCAACTTGACAAGGCTTATGAGTTGGCGAAATCTATCCAGGTGAGGCCTGAAGAGGGAGCGCTCTTGTGGGGAACTCTTCTATCAGCAAGTAGGCTTCACGGACGGGTTGAGATTGCCACAGAAGCAAGCAACTGGTTAATAAAGTCGAATCAACAACTATCTGGTGCATATATTATGCTCTCTAATGCTCATGCAATGGTTGGAGACTGGAAAAATGCTCATGGTCTTAGAGTTCGGATGAAGCATGCAGGGGTTCATAAGGCACGCGGTTGCAGTTGGATCGAGATTAACAATTTAACATACATGTTCTATGCTGGAGATCTACGGTGTCCAAGGCGCAATGAGTTGTTGGGTTTGCTGAAGGAATTGGAGGGAAAGATGAAGTTGAAGGGATATATGGGGGGGATTGAGGGATTAGTGTTTGTGGAAGTGGAAGAGGAGGGTCAAGAGGAAATAGTGAGCTTGCACAGTGAAAGACTGGCTTTAGCTTTTGGCCTGATGAGCACCCCAAAATGGGTTACCATGAGAATAATGAAGAATTTGAGAATATGTGGGGCTTGTCATGAGGCCTTTAAGATCATTAGTGAGATTGTGGAAAGAGAATTCATTGTTAGGGATGTGAATagatttcatcattttaaaaatgGATCCTGCGCATGCAGGGACTTTTGGTGA
- the LOC115732874 gene encoding pentatricopeptide repeat-containing protein At4g15720-like, which translates to MKTTSFMGNLLSALKNARRWRQNQLTKFHSKTLHAGKPPESNDFYSAFSIHTRLLKSSLLTHTTATNHLINRYAKLQEIEHARRLFDELPEPNVVSWTSLMAGYIGVGRPEVALWLYGRMRRSAVLPNEFALTTVANACSVLADLRVGRGIHAHVEVFGLRGNVVVCSSLVDMYGKCNEVDEARRVFDSMSNKNIVSWTSMITAYAQSGKGKEALHLFWEFDYSRFGFPNHFMLASVVNACSSSGSLVSGRIAHGAVIRYGYDTNDVIASALMDMYAKCGYFNYCEKVFRRIENPSVVPYTSMIVGAAKYGLGMLSLELLEEMIDRGVKPNDVTFLGIPHACSHSGLVDDDLAILESMDKKYGIIPDARHYTCVVDMLGRIGRLDKAYELAKSIQVRPEEGALLWGTLLSASRLHGQVEIATEASNWLIKSNQQLSGFAEFSA; encoded by the coding sequence ATGAAGACGACGTCGTTCATGGGGAACCTCCTCTCTGCCCTGAAGAACGCGCGACGTTGGCGCCAAAATCAACTGACAAAGTTCCACAGCAAAACCCTCCACGCTGGGAAACCCCCAGAAAGCAACGATTTTTACTCTGCGTTCTCGATACACACTCGCCTTCTCAAGTCCAGCCTCCTGACCCACACCACCGCCACGAATCACCTCATCAACCGCTACGCGAAACTGCAGGAAATCGAACACGCCCGCCGGTTGTTCGACGAATTGCCCGAGCCGAATGTCGTGTCGTGGACTTCGCTCATGGCCGGGTATATCGGCGTGGGCCGACCCGAGGTGGCTCTTTGGTTATATGGGAGGATGAGGAGAAGTGCAGTGTTGCCTAATGAGTTTGCTCTTACAACTGTGGCCAATGCTTGCTCGGTTCTTGCCGACCTTAGAGTGGGGAGAGGAATTCATGCCCATGTCGAGGTGTTTGGTCTACGTGGTAATGTTGTGGTGTGTTCTTCACTGGTGGACATGTACGGGAAGTGCAATGAAGTTGATGAAGCTAGACGGGTTTTTGACTCGATGTCCAATAAGAATATTGTCTCTTGGACATCGATGATCACGGCATATGCACAGAGcggaaaagggaaagaggcGCTTCATCTGTTTTGGGAGTTCGATTATTCCAGATTtggttttccaaatcatttcaTGCTGGCTAGTGTTGTGAATGCTTGTTCAAGCTCAGGCTCTCTAGTCTCGGGAAGGATCGCTCATGGAGCAGTGATTCGCTATGGCTACGATACTAATGATGTAATTGCGAGTGCATTGATGGATATGTATGCCAAGTGCGGGTATTTCAATTACTGTGAGAAAGTTTTCAGGAGGATAGAAAATCCATCTGTTGTTCCCTACACCTCCATGATTGTGGGTGCTGCAAAGTATGGACTCGGGATGTTGTCCTTAGAACTGTTGGAAGAGATGATTGATAGAGGTGTTAAACCCAATGACGTCACCTTTCTCGGGATACCGCATGCATGTAGCCACTCGGGACTTGTTGATGATGACCTTGCCATCTTGGAGTCCATGGATAAAAAATACGGAATAATCCCAGACGCAAGGCATTATACATGTGTAGTTGATATGCTTGGCCGAATAGGCCGACTTGACAAGGCTTATGAGTTGGCGAAATCTATCCAGGTGAGGCCTGAAGAGGGAGCGCTCTTGTGGGGAACTCTTCTATCAGCAAGTAGGCTTCACGGACAGGTTGAGATTGCCACAGAAGCAAGCAACTGGTTAATAAAGTCGAATCAACAACTATCGGGCTTCGCCGAATTTTCAGCTTAA
- the LOC115751804 gene encoding protein SRG1, which translates to MSPVPITPIKVGHIDDVQELRRSKPMKIPTRFVRDMDERPTLETAALPLPCEVPVIDLSKLMRGTKDVNNAEISQLAAACQEWGFFQVVNHSIDLGLLERMEEAANGFFMLPLEEKQKYPMAPGTVQGYGQAFVFSDDQKLDWCNMFALGIEPKFIRDPKLWPKNPPEFSEIVEAYSKEVRKLCQSLLKYIAASLGLRGNVFEEMFRAAVQAIRMNYYPPCSRPDLVLGLSPHSDGSALTVLQQGKGSSVGLQILKDNKWVPVHPIPNAFVINIGDTIEVLTNGKYKSVEHRAVTHREKDRLSIVTFYAPSYDVELGPMEEFVDRSNPCKYRRYNHGEYSKHYVTNKLQGKKTLEFAKVQTENSS; encoded by the exons ATGTCTCCGGTACCCATTACTCCGATCAAGGTCGGTCACATAGACGATGTTCAAGAACTCAGAAGGTCCAAGCCTATGAAAATCCCCACGAGATTCGTCCGGGATATGGACGAGAGGCCGACTCTAGAGACTGCCGCTCTGCCTCTGCCTTGTGAAGTTCCGGTCATTGATTTGTCTAAGCTCATGCGTGGAACAAAAGATGTTAACAACGCTGAAATATCACAGCTCGCAGCTGCCTGCCAGGAGTGGGGATTCTTTCAG GTGGTGAATCACAGTATTGATTTGGGTTTGCTCGAGAGGATGGAGGAGGCGGCGAACGGTTTCTTCATGCTGCCTCTGGAGGAAAAGCAGAAATACCCAATGGCTCCAGGAACTGTTCAGGGGTATGGTCAGGCCTTCGTGTTCTCCGACGACCAGAAGCTCGATTGGTGCAACATGTTTGCTCTCGGCATCGAACCGAAGTTCATTCGGGATCCAAAGTTATGGCCTAAGAATCCACCTGAATTTAG CGAAATTGTGGAGGCTTACTCTAAGGAAGTAAGGAAGCTGTGCCAGAGTCTGCTGAAATACATAGCCGCGAGCCTCGGGTTGAGAGGTAACGTGTTCGAAGAGATGTTCCGGGCAGCCGTGCAAGCCATCAGGATGAATTACTACCCTCCCTGTTCGAGGCCTGATCTTGTTCTCGGTTTGAGTCCCCATTCGGATGGAAGTGCTCTGACCGTGCTGCAGCAAGGAAAGGGTAGCTCGGTAGGACTACAAATACTCAAGGACAATAAATGGGTGCCGGTCCATCCTATTCCGAATGCTTTTGTGATCAACATCGGCGACACGATTGAA GTCCTAACGAACGGGAAGTACAAGAGTGTGGAACATAGAGCTGTGACTCATAGGGAAAAGGACCGCCTATCGATTGTCACGTTCTACGCCCCTAGCTATGACGTAGAGCTCGGACCGATGGAGGAATTCGTGGACAGGAGCAACCCATGCAAGTATAGGAGATACAATCATGGTGAGTACAGCAAGCACTACGTGACCAACAAGCTGCAAGGGAAAAAGACCCTCGAGTTCGCTAAGGTTCAAACCGAGAACTCAAGTTGA